In Microtus ochrogaster isolate Prairie Vole_2 unplaced genomic scaffold, MicOch1.0 UNK3, whole genome shotgun sequence, the following proteins share a genomic window:
- the Sstr4 gene encoding somatostatin receptor type 4, which yields MNVPSTLPPGVEDITWTPGTNASSAPEDEGDAVRSDSTGTAGMVTIQCIYALVCLVGMVGNALVIFVILRYAKMKTATNIYLLNLAVADELFMLSVPFVASAAALRHWPFGAVLCRAVLSVDGLNMFTSVFCLTVLSVDRYVAVVHPLRAATYRRPSVAKLINLGVWLASLLVTLPIAVFADTRPARGGEAVACNLHWPHPAWSAVFVIYTFLLGFLLPVLAIGLCYLLIVGKMRAVALRAGWQQRRRSEKKITRLVLMVVTVFVLCWMPFYVVQLLNLFVTSLDATVNHVSLILSYANSCANPILYGFLSDNFRRSFQRVLCLRCCLLETTGGAEEEPLDYYATALKSRGGAGCICPPLPCQQEPLQTEPGCKQVAFTKTTTF from the coding sequence ATGAACGTGCCCTCAACACTGCCCCCCGGGGTCGAGGACATCACTTGGACCCCTGGGACCAACGCCAGCAGCGCTCCGGAAGACGAGGGAGATGCGGTGCGGTCCGACAGCACAGGGACAGCGGGCATGGTTACCATCCAGTGCATATATGCGCTCGTGTGCCTGGTGGGTATGGTGGGCAACGCCCTGGTCATCTTCGTGATCCTACGCTATGCCAAGATGAAGACAGCCACAAACATCTACCTGCTCAACCTGGCGGTCGCCGACGAACTCTTCATGCTGAGCGTGCCATTCGTGGCGTCGGCGGCCGCCCTGCGCCACTGGCCCTTTGGGGCTGTGTTGTGCCGCGCAGTGCTTAGCGTGGACGGCCTAAACATGTTCACCAGTGTCTTCTGCCTCACCGTGCTCAGCGTGGACCGCTATGTGGCTGTAGTGCACCCTTTGCGTGCCGCCACCTACCGGCGGCCCAGCGTGGCCAAGCTAATCAACCTGGGAGTGTGGCTAGCATCCTTGTTGGTCACCCTGCCCATTGCAGTCTTCGCTGACACCAGGCCTGCTCGCGGGGGCGAGGCCGTGGCTTGCAATCTGCACTGGCCTcacccagcctggtctgcagtcTTCGTGATCTATACTTTTTTGTTGGGCTTCCTACTCCCGGTTCTGGCCATCGGTCTATGCTATCTGCTTATTGTGGGCAAGATGCGTGCGGTGGCCTTGCGGGCTGGCTGGCAGCAACGGAGACGCTCAGAGAAGAAGATTACAAGGCTCGTGTTGATGGTAGTGACCGTCTTTGTGTTGTGCTGGATGCCCTTTTATGTTGTGCAGCTTCTGAATCTGTTTGTCACCAGCCTCGATGCCACAGTCAACCATGTGTCCCTCATCCTCAGCTATGCCAACAGCTGTGCCAACCCCATTCTCTATGGCTTCCTCTCTGACAACTTCCGGCGCTCTTTCCAGCGGGTTCTGTGCCTGCGCTGCTGTCTCCTGGAAACGACTGGAGGTGCCGAGGAAGAGCCCCTGGACTATTATGCCACTGCTCTCAAAAGCAGAGGGGGCGCAGGATGCATATGCCCTCCACTGCCCTGCCAGCAGGAGCCCTTGCAAACAGAACCTGGCTGCAAGCAAGTCGCTTTCACCAAGACTACTACTTTCTGA